Part of the Henckelia pumila isolate YLH828 chromosome 2, ASM3356847v2, whole genome shotgun sequence genome is shown below.
CAGGAGAAGCTTTCTTTCTCGTGTCATGGGAGaatttaatttaagtttttttagatgaatttaaatttcaatatacagtattttttttatttatcaattttcagaatattttatattattaacaaaaacataaagaaataaaaatatatctatGCTATGTATGCatagtatattttttaaaaaaataaaagagacCAAATTTTTGTCAAAATTTTTATATCATGTAGATTGATATTCTGCTTTTTCGTTTTCCCTTTTCTGTTTTGTCTCCCGACATTTCGATTTGTAGTTTTGTatctcgaaaattttaaaattatgatATAACCCTGATATAAATATGATCAATTCAAGTGACAGTACGTATGACcattcattattttttataacCATATTTGAATGTAAATCAATTTAAGAGTATACAAACGTGGAACATGTGTTAGTGCACGACAATATTAAACATGTGATGCTTATCATCGGTTGGAAGTTGAATCAAATTGACATGTTGGGAAACAAAGCAGGGACCATTTTCATCTTATTTGGTTGAATTCGACCCGAGAATatactgattttttttattattttgttttatagATAACTTATTTATGTACataatattgaaaaaaataaaacattgaTTCCAGATATGTTTTAATCCGATTTGAATTGATTTggttttggttttcattttgaTTTCAAGGAAAGATCGATGCTACACTTTGGATACTGCTTAAAGAGTAAACCAAATTGTCTACTTTTTTATTCTATGTGAGATGCTCATCCTATCATCCATAGGGATTCCACAGGAATACGTAGTGTCTATGTAGTATGTGTCAATATCGACGAATCCCAGTTTCAAATTGAGTAATGCTCCTTATCCGTAAAATCCAATCAGGTGTTCCATAGGAGTCGTTAGGTTCCATTCATTCACAATCCATAACTGGTCTGAATATTGTACACAGAATAAACTGATTTACGAAGTGTTTGCAATCATTGAAGAAAAATGattgttatattttatttaaaaaaatcactcTTGTGTGTTATTTAAATCCAtgttatgtgttagcttatatttaacttaattaaaatccaaaaactaGTCGTGtcatgattatgattctccaaaaataAATCTAGTAAAAAGATTAATGCTAAAATTTGATGCATTTCCCTTAACAATTTGTTGTGCCATTAAAATGTATGCACTCTCTTGATCTTTTAATGCACTCATGGTAGGATGAACATAAATATTTACTTAAGGATGAACATAAATATCAATACACATAGGGTCCGTTTGAAGTTggagataaaataaataatataaagataagtaaaataattgaaagatggataaataatatgacaaaaaaacgtgagatggataagataatttattggtagattaattatttataacttcAAACACACCCATATTGTAATAATGTGGACctcaaatatatattaataaattttcaatttaaatatattattcgAATAATGAACTGAATAAAAGGCAGCACGAAATTCTTGTCAGGATAAGAACAATAGTTTGCCATAATTTGTTAATTAATATttcaattatattattattaggtTGACTAACCACATGTTTTTCTTTAAATATAAGTATGTGCTCTACGAgatagtttatatatatatatatatatatatatatatatatatattaatgatcACTTGCACTCTAAGGTGTAGGGTTTTTCGTATGCGACCACcggattttagtgtttttttatattaaaacccGATCTCACACGAAAAACCTTGCACCCTGGGGTGCAggtgatcaaaattatatatatatatatatatatataaatatagttTCGATCACATGAGCAACTATCATGGGCAACTAAGCAAGCGAGTTGGTAAGGCTTGAGGTGACGTGAAAAGAGATTTCTCAGCGTTGCGATTTCGATCCTCGTGTGAAACATAATATCTGCTGTGTAGGGATATGCTCTGGGGGTTGGTCACGCATGAGCCAATGGACTTCTGACGCATGTCTGAATCATATGGAATGAGATACTCTTCGGGTCAAACTTTTTTTTGTGAGCGACAGCTGACATGACAATCACTCATTGAATGTACAAGATATCACGTCAGTTGTTTGATCACGTGGTTGTCCATGTGAtcgaaactctatatatatatatatatatatattcctgaAATCGACTATCTACATTGATGAAATGAATGGAACtgacattaaattttttttagatttgattAAACGGAAAACTCTTTTTACAAAATTAACTCGTAAGTCAGTGTGGCGATCGTTTCTGTGATTTCTTTCAATAATATCGTCTTGCCATTAAAGAATTAATAATTGTTTCATCGCTccattttcgatttttttttcccAGAAAAAAAATGAGAATTTGCAAGTTTCACTATAAATCGAAACaactaattataaaaaaaaaaatcgatgaAGATAATTACGAGATTCCCGGCAGTTGGTGTTGGAGTCGAACAGGCGCGGGAATATGGTAATCTTGGTTTCGAAAACAAGAACAATTCTCCATTCTAATTTCAACCATTGTCGCTGTCTTTACACAGCCCCACAAGTGTCAAGAATAATAGAAAATTCATGACAATCATCCCGCACCAACATTATGGATTGCGCAAGAATCTGCGCCAAGAAATCAGTATAGACCGTATAGTCACTGTCTGCGTCGGGCTGCTCATTAATCTGAAATCCTGCTGTCTACTGTCGGTGATTTTGTTGAGGTATTGATTTTTGTACCTGGGAGAATTGTTTCAGCACTGCATTTgcgtgggttttttttttttttttttttttttttgtgcgaGAATGGGGTCAGGAGCTGTCAAGAAAGGTGCTTTTTTGCTGGGGAAGCTTTTTTTGCATGATTTCTTTTTGTGGgtctttgatttttggaagatatgTGCGACATGGAAGTGGGCCACCTTTATTTCTTAGCTTTTGTTCAGATATATGCGTGGGATGTTATCCGGAGTTTCTGCGTTTAGAATCTTGTGTTTGGTTTCAAATGGGATCCATCAGAGTCTTATTAGTCTTTTTTCTTAAAAGTTGTTTGGCATAAAGTGGGTATTCAAAATTGCAGCATTAGGCGCTCAGTGTTTTAGCATTTCTTATGTGTTTGATTTTGTGTTGATTCACAAACGTTGGTGAATGAGTTCTTGAAGAGTTTTAGGTCAGTGATCTTGTGCGATATCGAAATCGTTTGATCTTATGGAGATGCCATGAATATTGTTAGTGAATTCATGTAGGATGTTGAACAGTTGTTTTTGAAGTTACTTTATTTCTATGTTTCTGTTTTACATTTCTTCATGGCTTCTTAAGGAATGACCTTGAGAAAATTGGTATTAGACAATGACTATAGGCTTTCATGAGTTTCGAAATTATTAAAGGTGATTGATTTAAAATTGGAGGATGTCTTGATTTCTGATGGCTAACTTCAACTTATAAGTGCAGATGAAGTCTGTCTAAAGAACGTGCGAGTATTTCTTCGATGGACCGAAGAAGTTGGCTGTGGCGAAGAAAGAAGAGTCTTAATGGTGAAACAGAAAGCTCCGGATCGATTTCATCACGTTCAGAAAGATTATCAGATGATCAGGTTGGTTACCTTTGGTTCAATTTTTCTCATACTTTTGCATTCTATAAATGATCGTCTCTCAAATTTGGAAGTCTCTCAAATTTGGAATCTTGGCCCTTGGCTTTAATGAATTTTGAGTATGCATCCTTAGCATTGAGCAAAATACCCGCACTggttctttttatgttttggAAATAATGTCTTTTTTACCTGAAAATTCTTAATGTTTGGGGGAAAAAGAAATGAAGTTTTGTACTTGCAGTGTAATATGACGATCTTTGGAAGTGTGTTTGAAATCTTGAAGAATCATTTCATTTGATATTTACTGATGGGTGATGAATGATGATTATGGTTTGCTTTCCTTGGCTAAAAAAATGGGGAAAATGTgtttttttaaatgatgataGACATAAAAGTAGAGTTGCTAAAGAGCAATTCTTGTATCAATTTTCAATAATCATCAGGTCATCCATAGATGCTTTAATTTTTCAGGTGTGGATATAAATTCGAGTGAAATAGCTATCTTTTAACTCAAAGTTTCACAATTAAGCATGCCAATCGATAATCAAACTTTTTTAACCTGTACTTAACCTTTGGGAACTAGGTACCCCACCACCGGGCTAATTGATCGGCAAGATCAAAATTAAAACTTTCGAATGCAAACACTTCTGGAACTTAAGTCTTATTCACAACCTCGAAAACCATGTTATCTAGGTTGTTGACAGAAATCTCAATTCACATGTCATTATTCATATTTCTATCAAATTGGACCACTATGTGTGGTTAAAACTGTGGTTGGACCACAACTGAGAGCCAATTTGCTTTTTAGTCTTTGAAAAGCATTGTTGCCAGCTGCCTCTATGGCTAATCTTCTGCAATTATTGAACAGCATATCCTTTGAAAACTCATTATTTTCTTGGCTTGTGTCTGTGTGTCTCTGCATGGCACTAGCCATACATGTGTCTACTGATGTGTTAACTCTCTTAAAATTTTCCTCTGGTTGAATCCAAAACTGCAATTTTGAACAAAGTGTGAATGTGTTACGGCCTTACGATATTGGGTTGATGGTGTTGTTAGATGTTTCATGTTCTTATATGAAAATAGAAGTTCTTGAAATCTCCAATGGAGGAGGGGACAGAAATAAATGTATACTTGTCACTTTTACGGATTCTGTGGTAAGCTGCTGGTGAGAGAATCGGGCACTGTTAAATTGTAGAAGCTGGAGTTATAAATAGGATCGTaggataaaaataaaagaacatcCACAAGGATCGAATTTGAAGAAAACAAAGAGCAATTAATCTACAAAACTGCAGTGATTGGAGTTTAATTACTGATTCAGGTGGCTCATGAACTTTTAAGTTTTGCAAGCAACTTTAAATCTGATGTGTGTCATGAATGATTGGTTGTTGCTACAGTCTTTGTCAAACCATACCACACAGTCCCCTGAAGTGACTTCTAGAGCTGTGCCTATTGATGAAAAAATCGAtgataagttgaagattgtacCAGAGAAACTATCTGAAGCTCTTCTTGATATTCGCTCCAAGGAAGATTTGGTTGAGGAGCACGCGAGAGTTGCGGAGGAAGCTGTTTCAGGTATACAATTAGTTAAAGATTAGGAGATGACAAATTTTTTGATAGGATTTTTGCTATCGAGTCTCTAAATGAATCTGAATTTGACCTTGAATACTAGGATGGGAAAGGGCTGAAAATGAAGTATTGGTTCTGAAGAAACAAGTTGATGCATTGATGCTGAAGAATTCGGCACTAGAAGAACGTATTAGCCATCTTGATGGAGCGCTTAAGGAATGTATGAGACAACTGAGACAAGAAAGAGAATACAAAGAAGAAAAGATTTATGAAGCTATCACCAAGAAAACACACGAGTGGGAATCAAAAAAGTCGGAACTTGAGAACCAGATTACCGAGCTCCATTATCAGATTCATAAAACGAAAACAGATGCCCTCTCCAATCTAGAATCTTTGGAGAAAGAAAATTCTGATCTTAGGCTGGAGCTTTTCTCCAAATTTGAAGAGCTGAAACAAAGGGCTTTTGAGAAAGACCTGATTACTCACGTTGCTGAAACCGCCAGCAAACAACATCTTGACAGCATAAAAAAAGTAGCGAAGCTTGAAGCTGAATGCAACAGGCTAAAGATGGTGGCCCGCAAAGCAGCAGCAGCAGCTAATGATCAACTGTCGTCTGTTACTGGATCATCAGTTTATGTCGAATCGTTTACGGATAGTCAGTCGGATAATGGAGAGAGGATATCAGTTATTGAAAATGAATGCTTCGAAAAGAGTGGTTCGGATATGATTTATTCCGGATCGTGCGGCCATGATTCTAGGGCATCTTCTTTAGTGACTATTGATCGAAGTAACATCATTCCTTCAGTTGGCATTGGTCTAATGCATGATTTTCTTGAGATCGAGCGCCTTGCAGCATTACCAAAGATGCACAGTGGAGGTACCCAAAGCACAGAAAACCAAGGTGGCGAAAACCATTTAAGAATTGAACTTGAAGTCATGACTAACCGAACGGCCGAGCTTGAAGGGATATTAGAGAAAATGGATAAAAATAAAGTGACTCTGGAGCTGGCTCTGACTAAGTGCCAAAATCAGCTTAAGACGtccgaaaatcaattaaaagaaACAGAGGCAAAGTTGGTAGACCTTAGTTATCAGCTGTCTTTGGCAAATGAATCCAAGGAAGCCTTGCAAAAAGAGGTAGAGTTTACTAAATTAAGGCTTAAAAACTCGATGAAGCGTTTTGACGAGGCAGGGATGAAACTCGTGCAAACTCAAAATCAGTTGGCTATTGCTAATGGAGCAAAGAACATGTGTGAGGTGCAGCTTGAGGATGCCAATATAAAGAAAGCCGAAGCAGAGTCGAAACTCAGAGTTATGGAACTCGAGCAAAACACTTTACGCGCCAAAGTTTCCACCCTACAGGATGATGTCCAAAAAGAAAGGGAATTTTCAAAAGACACGGCTGATAGATGTGCCATATTAGAAACTGAGATTTCAAGATTGAAAGTTGATCATCAACTTCGGAGGTCAACAATAGCGGAAGAGTTCCGAATCAATCAGGTTCGTCTAGAACTACATTGTTGATCTACAAGACCAGTAATATTTCTTTTCTTGTCTCGTGATTTACATGTTCGATTCAAGCTCACCCTGTCTACGTTGTTCTTGAGACTATCATATTGGTTGCAGGACAAAGAACTGGCCGTAGCTGCGAGTAAATTTGCCGCATGCCAAAAGACCATTTCCTCTCTTGGTTTACAGTTGAATTATCTTGCCACATTGCAAGACATTGCAGAAACATGAATACATGATGTTACAAGTCCCCAAGAAGCATATTACAATCCTGTAATCCAGGCGAAATCGGTAAAAATCGTTCATATGATTGATCTTACAAGGATGTTTTTAAGCTTCTTTGGGTTCATGGAGGCTAGTGAGTGCATCAAGAAGAGAGGTGCTTATAGAAAACAATCACAAGTGGAGGGCCCTGGTTTGTTCACTACCATATCAATACAACATTCATCTCATttctataattaaaaattttaaaaactaaatctataaaatataaatcaaattgtcAACCCTTATTTGAGAAAGAAATAGAacacattttggtgtattcagGAGTATATATATCTTTGCGGGTTACcacgtcataaaaaaaattaagaaaaactgcaattttggtaTTTTGTGTTTGTCACTTTACGATTTCAGTCCTCTGTGTgttcatattttagttttagtcttgcatgttttgatttttggcaatttcagtctttttttatttgaaaatgcttacgtggtaCTATAGACCGTCAGTTCTACATCAGCACTGTATTGGTGTCACATCAGCGTTACAttaaaaaaatgactaaaattgtcaaaactaaagatagcggactaaaactaaaatcgaAAAATATAGACgatcaaaatcgcaaaatgacaaacatatagaactaaaaatgcaattttctcaaaaatgtagaaatgcatgtattttttgaaggaaatttttttttttattcttttagtTTGAATCTACAATTGGCTTATTACGATTGATCCGTCTCTACCAATGTATTGACGAAATTTTTTTTACTCAACTTCACATAAATTCAAAGTTTGGTATTTGatcttattttttaattattatttagaatATAATCTcattaaattcaaaaaatttcatagACT
Proteins encoded:
- the LOC140879669 gene encoding filament-like plant protein 3 isoform X1 yields the protein MDRRSWLWRRKKSLNGETESSGSISSRSERLSDDQSLSNHTTQSPEVTSRAVPIDEKIDDKLKIVPEKLSEALLDIRSKEDLVEEHARVAEEAVSGWERAENEVLVLKKQVDALMLKNSALEERISHLDGALKECMRQLRQEREYKEEKIYEAITKKTHEWESKKSELENQITELHYQIHKTKTDALSNLESLEKENSDLRLELFSKFEELKQRAFEKDLITHVAETASKQHLDSIKKVAKLEAECNRLKMVARKAAAAANDQLSSVTGSSVYVESFTDSQSDNGERISVIENECFEKSGSDMIYSGSCGHDSRASSLVTIDRSNIIPSVGIGLMHDFLEIERLAALPKMHSGGTQSTENQGGENHLRIELEVMTNRTAELEGILEKMDKNKVTLELALTKCQNQLKTSENQLKETEAKLVDLSYQLSLANESKEALQKEVEFTKLRLKNSMKRFDEAGMKLVQTQNQLAIANGAKNMCEVQLEDANIKKAEAESKLRVMELEQNTLRAKVSTLQDDVQKEREFSKDTADRCAILETEISRLKVDHQLRRSTIAEEFRINQDKELAVAASKFAACQKTISSLGLQLNYLATLQDIAET
- the LOC140879669 gene encoding filament-like plant protein 3 isoform X2, producing the protein MLKNSALEERISHLDGALKECMRQLRQEREYKEEKIYEAITKKTHEWESKKSELENQITELHYQIHKTKTDALSNLESLEKENSDLRLELFSKFEELKQRAFEKDLITHVAETASKQHLDSIKKVAKLEAECNRLKMVARKAAAAANDQLSSVTGSSVYVESFTDSQSDNGERISVIENECFEKSGSDMIYSGSCGHDSRASSLVTIDRSNIIPSVGIGLMHDFLEIERLAALPKMHSGGTQSTENQGGENHLRIELEVMTNRTAELEGILEKMDKNKVTLELALTKCQNQLKTSENQLKETEAKLVDLSYQLSLANESKEALQKEVEFTKLRLKNSMKRFDEAGMKLVQTQNQLAIANGAKNMCEVQLEDANIKKAEAESKLRVMELEQNTLRAKVSTLQDDVQKEREFSKDTADRCAILETEISRLKVDHQLRRSTIAEEFRINQDKELAVAASKFAACQKTISSLGLQLNYLATLQDIAET